The Malaclemys terrapin pileata isolate rMalTer1 chromosome 19, rMalTer1.hap1, whole genome shotgun sequence genome has a window encoding:
- the PANK4 gene encoding 4'-phosphopantetheine phosphatase: MAERGGRGTSSGGDSSLDKSITLPPDEIFRNLENAKCFAIDIGGSLTKLAYYSTVQHKVARVRSFDHSGKDIEHESPYEITVQEEITARLHFIKFENTYIETCLDFIKDHLVNTETKVLKATGGGAYKFKDLIEKKLGLKVDKEDVMTCLIKGCNFVLKNIPHEVFAYQKDSDTEFRFQTNHPNIFPYLLVNIGSGVSIVKVETEDKFEWIGGSSIGGGTFWGLGALLTKTKKFDELLHLASKGQHTNVDMLVKDVYGGAYQTLGLSGNLIASSFGKSATADKEFSKDDMAKSLLHMISNDIGQLACLYAKLHNLHKIYFGGFFIRGHPVTMRTITYSINFFSKGEVQALFLRHEGYLGAIGAFLKGAEQDNPNEYSWGENYAGSSGLMSTSPDLCPMQRARSGTFDMFEMDRLERPLVNLPLLKDPSTYIPDTVDLTDDAMARKYWLTCFEEALDGVVKRAIASQPDSMDAAERAEKFRQKYWNKLQTLRQQPFAYGTLTVRSLLDTREHCLNEFNFPDPYSKVKQKENGIALKCFPSVIESLDSLGWEERQFALVKGLLAGNVFDWGAKAVSEVLESEPQFGFEEAKEKLQERPWLEDSYSEWIQRLKEGPPHTCALIFADNSGIDIILGVFPFVRELLSRGTEVILACNSGPALNDVTYSESLIVAERIAAMDPIIQSALTEERLLLVQTGSSSPCLDLSRLDKGLALLVRERKTDLVIIEGMGRAIHTNYYAVLQCESLKLAVIKNSWLADRLGGKIFSVIFKYEVPRK, encoded by the exons ATGGCGGAGCGGGGCGGGCGAGGTACCAGCAGCGGCGGTGACAGCAGCCTGGACAAGAGCATCACTCTCCCGCCTGACGAGATCTTCCGCAACCTGGAGAACGCCAAGTGCTTCGCCATAGACATCG GTGGGTCGTTAACCAAGTTGGCGTATTATTCAACTGTGCAGCATAAAGTAGCAAGAGTGAGATCTTTTGATCATTCTGGAAAG GATATAGAACATGAATCTCCATATGAAATCACAGTTCAAGAGGAGATCACAGCTCGACTGCACTTCATTAAATTTGAGAACACGTACATTGAAACCTGCTTAGATTTCATTAAAGATCATCTTGTCAACACAGAAACTAAAGTGCTCAAAGCCACAGGGGGTGGTGCCTACAAATTCAAAGACCTTATTGAGAAGAAGCTGGGACTAAA GGTGGATAAAGAAGATGTAATGACTTGCCTAATTAAAGGGTGTAACTTTGTGTTAAAAAATATACCCCATGAGGTGTTTGCATACCAGAAAGATTCAGATACTGAATTCCGATTTCAGACAAATCATCCAAATATTTTCCCTTATTTGCTAGTCAATATTGGCTCTGGGGTTTCTATAGTGAAG GTGGAAACAGAGGACAAATTTGAATGGATTGGAGGGAGTTCAATCGGAGGGGGAACCTTCTGGGGTCTCGGAGCTTTACTCACAAAAACAAAG AAATTTGATGAATTGCTGCATCTTGCTTCAAAGGGACAGCACACAAATGTTGACATGCTGGTGAAAGATGTGTATGGTGGGGCCTACCAGACACTGGGGCTAAGTGGAAATCTAATAGCTAGCAGCTTTGGTAAATCTGCCACAGCAGATAAAG AATTTTCTAAAGATGATATGGCAAAGAGTTTACTGCACATGATCAGTAATGACATTGGACAGCTTGCCTGCCTCTATGCTAAACTCCATAACCTACACAAAATTTACTTCGGAGGATTCTTTATTCGGGGTCACCCAGTCACTATGCGCACAATCACCTACAGTATTAACTTCTTCTCCAAG GGAGAGGTTCAGGCATTGTTCCTGAGACATGAAGGCTACCTGGGAGCCATTGGGGCATTTTTAAAAGGAGCTGAACAAGACA ATCCCAACGAGTACAGTTGGGGAGAGAATTATGCTGGGAGTTCTGGCCTTATGAGCACTTCACCCGATCTCTGCCCCATGCAACGTGCAAGGAGTGGCACG TTTGACATGTTTGAAATGGATCGGTTGGAGCGACCGCTTGTTAACCTGCCCTTGCTAAAAGACCCATCCACGTACATCCCTGACACTGTTGACCTCACTGATGATGCCATGGCCAGGAAATATTGGCTCACTTGCTTTGAGGAGGCTTTGGATGGG GTAGTGAAACGTGCGATAGCCAGTCAGCCAGACTCTATGGATGCAGCTGAGCGAGCAGAAAAGTTCCGACAGAAGTATTGGAATAAGCTTCAGACACTCAGACAGCAGCCTTT TGCCTATGGCACCTTAACAGTTAGAAGTTTATTGGATACGAGGGAACATTGTCTAAATGAATTCAACTTTCCAGATCCCTATTCAAAG GTAAAGCAGAAAGAAAATGGCATAGCGTTAAAATGTTTTCCAAGCGTAATCGAATCTTTGGATTCATTAGGCTGGGAGGAGAGGCAGTTTGCTCTGGTGAAAGGACTTCTTGCGGGGAATGTCTTTGACTGGGGAGCAAAAGCAGTCTCAGA AGTTCTGGAATCTGAGCCACAATTTGGATTTGAAGAAGCCAAGGAAAAATTGCAAG AGCGCCCGTGGCTAGAAGATTCCTACAGTGAGTGGATACAACGACTAAAG GAAGGTCCCCCTCATACATGTGCCTTAATTTTCGCAGATAACAGTGGAATAGACATCATTTTAGGAGTCTTCCCCTTTGTCAGAGAGCTACTCTCTAGAGGTACAGAG GTTATACTGGCTTGTAACTCTGGCCCTGCACTAAACGATGTTACCTACAGCGAATCCTTGATTGTCGCTGAGCGGATAGCAGCAATGGATCCCATTATCCA atcTGCGCTGACGGAAGAGAGGCTGCTGTTGGTACAAACAGGTTCCAGTTCCCCATGTTTAGATCTGAG CCGGCTGGACAAAGGCCTGGCCCTGCTGGTCAGGGAGCGGAAGACTGACTTGGTTATAATTGAAGGGATGGGCCGCGCTATCCATACGAATTACTATGCAGTTCTGCAGTGCGAGAGCCTCAAACTTGCCGTCATCAAAAACTCATGGTTGGCTGATCGGCTGGGCGGGAAAATCTTCAGTGTCATCTTTAAGTATGAAGTGCCACGCAAGTGA